The sequence GACGCTGTCGCCCGCAGGAGTGGAACATGTGGAGGTGAACAGGCCGCAGCAGAAGGTCACGGTGACTGGCGAGGTGGACCCGGTGGCGGTGCTGCGGAGGGCCCAGTCCACGTGGAAGAAGGCGGAGCCATGGCGGGGGCCGGGGCACGACCAGGACACTGCCGGCTACTACGCGACCCCGGCGGCCGCGGCCCTCTACGGCGTCGGGCCGGCCCAGCTGCAAGCCCACGACGGCAGGTGGGCCGACCCGGCTGCCTACTACTACTGCCGCTACCCGTACCCGTACCCGGCCCCGGGACTGAGCAGCGCGGAGGCGGCCGTCGTCGTCGGCGCCGAACAGATCAGCAGCCTGTTCAGCGACGACAACCCCAACGCCTGCTCCGTCATGTGAATGTGACGCTGACGCGTCGCCCACGTGTGTTTTCGACACGCTGAGTCCAGCTCTCAGGCTCGGTGGGTTTTAGCAGACGGTAACAGGCGGCAGGGAGTAGCCGTAGCGTGCGTGGCTGCTACTCGTACGTGTGGTTAAATTAGTGAAGAATGCTTAGGTCGTCGACTACTCGACTGCACTGCGCCAGCAGAACGGAGAGCAAAGAAGCAAACCTCTGCCACTGATAGATTCTGCTGATCTAGTGTGTGCGCTTAGATCCCTAAACCGTTCTTTGTGCTGCGGCTGCGACCAGGCAGTGGAACATGAGATCAGCTCTGAAGGTCAATATCTCTGTCTGTCCGTCTGTCTCTCTCACAGGCGCACACTAGCACTTGAATCTATCTCCCACTCTCTCTGTCCTCGTCTGGAACGTCGTGGGGGAAGCAAGGCGATGCATCATGATTGATCATAAGAATATAATATATCTAAAATGTGAACATATCTGATGCACATAGAAGATTGATGCACATGGTATAAAAAATAAATCATCACCATTCATTTTAGATTTAACGTCTCTAGTTATTTAGTATATTTTGCTGATGACACCCTTCATGGTGGTGTGTAGTGGTGGAATGTATTATTTATAAATTGAATGATCAACTAtagacgttagatctaaaataagtggtgatgatttaatatgtgcatcatgtgCACCAATCTTCTATGTACACCATATACTCCGTATGTCCTCATCTAAAATAACTACTGGTCTCCCGTGTACATTAAGCTGTCCGAGAGCAATGGAGCTCGGTGCGCGGTGACACCATCAGGTTCAGATCCGAAGGGTGCACACGCTGAGGTGGTAAAACCGGCCTTTTCTTCTGCTAGTGCCAAGCCACCTTTTTTGTTGGCTCACTCGTCATCCCTGCGTATCAAATAAATCGCCAATTCGCCATCCGTTAGCCCTCGGTGCAGCACGGTGTTGCGGCGGCCGTGTCCGGTGGGTGGGGTTGGCATCGGCAAAGGGTCCCTGAAAGTTCAAATGGATTCGGCAAAAGTCGTGCTCTCGCCCACCACTTGAGCTCGTCAATTCGTAAGACTTGACCTGCTGTGGTGAGTGGAGAGTGGTGAGTCACCTGATCAGGCTTTACTGCAAGATTGGCGCCAGACGGGTCACGGGGTATGCTGGTAGTGGTAGTGCGTGCTGCCTTCGTCCAATGTTCTCGAAAAATAAAACCCGAAGAGCGCGATTCGTCCCGTCTCCGATTGGCCGACATGGACGGTGTTGTCTCCTGATTATGCTCAGACCTGCGTTATATTTTTTGGCATGTTGTATATACCAACACCACAGTCTCGGAATAATGGGATTTTCCAGCAGATCGTATAATGGATGATGACACGAGAAACCGATCAGGGTCTGTTCCCTTCCCTTGCCGTTCTTTAGTTAGAAAGAGATGCACCCTCCGCGGCTGCTAGTGGTAGCTATAAAGCCACTAGCCAGCCACCCCCGGACACTTTGGCTTTCGTTTCGTTCGTCACACGCGGCATTTTACGTTACGAGTTTTGTTTGGACGTACCAAAGTGGACGGAAAGGGCCCATGGGCACTGTAGGAGCTAGCAAGGACACGGCGGATCGAGGTGACGTGTTCGCGTTGCCTGGTCCGTACGCTAACGTGTATCCCTTGCTCTTAGATATTT is a genomic window of Zea mays cultivar B73 chromosome 5, Zm-B73-REFERENCE-NAM-5.0, whole genome shotgun sequence containing:
- the LOC100282163 gene encoding copper ion binding protein, which encodes MGGAMRQLLRFLGASNGRPREKKTKRTTLRRRLLVPTVELRVRMDCERCEREVKKALSGIRGVEHVEVNRPQQKVTVTGEVDPVAVLRRAQSTWKKAEPWRGPGHDQDTAGYYATPAAAALYGVGPAQLQAHDGRWADPAAYYYCRYPYPYPAPGLSSAEAAVVVGAEQISSLFSDDNPNACSVM